A stretch of Bordetella genomosp. 13 DNA encodes these proteins:
- a CDS encoding Bug family tripartite tricarboxylate transporter substrate binding protein: protein MTKHQPTQRAGFAARLAFAALVAAGTAAVPLAAGAADAAATFPQKPVTMVVPFPPGAATDIIARTVAQKLGEKWGQSVVVENRAGATGAIGSNYVARSEPDGHTLLVATTSSHTMGPNLSTKLPWDPVKSFAPVTLLAWAPNVLEVNPSVPATSMQELIALLKKNPGKYTFASSGTGSSIHLAGEMFKVQAGVDMVHVPYKGAAPAVADLLGGQVDIMFDTVALSLPHLKAGKLRPLAVTTTRRSSSLPDVPTMREAGLPDYEMAAWIGLLAPADTPPAVVQKIQADVGAVLQMPDVQAKLQGQGTDISGMSSAEFGALIKDELGRYGAIMKQAGIRPGD, encoded by the coding sequence ATGACCAAGCATCAACCCACGCAACGCGCGGGCTTTGCAGCGCGCCTGGCGTTCGCAGCCCTGGTCGCGGCCGGCACCGCGGCCGTTCCGTTGGCGGCAGGCGCCGCCGACGCCGCCGCCACCTTCCCGCAGAAGCCGGTCACGATGGTCGTGCCCTTCCCGCCCGGCGCCGCCACCGACATCATCGCGCGCACGGTCGCGCAGAAGCTGGGCGAGAAGTGGGGGCAGTCCGTGGTGGTCGAAAACCGCGCCGGCGCCACCGGGGCCATCGGAAGCAACTACGTGGCACGCTCGGAACCCGATGGCCACACGCTGCTGGTCGCCACCACCAGCAGCCACACCATGGGGCCCAACCTGTCGACCAAGCTGCCCTGGGACCCGGTGAAGAGCTTCGCGCCCGTGACGCTGCTGGCGTGGGCGCCCAACGTGCTCGAAGTAAATCCCTCGGTACCCGCGACGTCCATGCAGGAACTCATCGCGCTCTTGAAGAAGAATCCGGGCAAGTACACCTTCGCCTCGTCGGGCACGGGCAGCTCCATCCACCTGGCGGGCGAGATGTTCAAGGTCCAGGCCGGTGTGGACATGGTGCACGTGCCGTACAAGGGCGCCGCGCCCGCCGTGGCGGACCTGCTGGGCGGGCAGGTCGACATCATGTTCGACACCGTGGCGCTGTCGCTGCCTCACCTGAAGGCGGGCAAGCTGCGTCCCCTGGCGGTGACCACCACGCGCCGCTCCTCGTCGCTGCCCGACGTGCCCACGATGCGCGAAGCGGGCCTGCCCGACTACGAGATGGCGGCCTGGATCGGCCTGCTGGCCCCCGCCGACACGCCACCGGCCGTGGTACAGAAAATCCAGGCGGACGTCGGCGCCGTCTTGCAGATGCCCGACGTGCAGGCGAAACTCCAGGGGCAGGGCACGGACATCTCCGGCATGTCCAGCGCTGAATTCGGCGCGCTCATCAAGGATGAGCTGGGCCGCTATGGCGCCATCATGAAGCAGGCGGGCATCCGGCCCGGCGACTGA
- a CDS encoding MmgE/PrpD family protein translates to MSDRHAPDRPAATRWLAEYALAFEYDALSADARRIARHCILDWYAVTLAACREDGITAMVQDELDAGAGGAVPVIGHAAAVSQYAAALIHGAAAHWLDYDDVNLAITGHPTAVVYSALLPLAQSRGSSARELTAAFVAGYEVACRVGRWLGDAHYRHGYHATATVGAVAAAAACARLLRLAPEQAATALCLAGTQAGGLKAMFGTMAKPLHAGLAARNGLMAARLAARGIEAGQDGLEAPQGYAAVLSPAPDWNAAIAAPPRDLHLMERLFKYHASCYGTHAVIECGRKLREQGLRPCDIASITLHANRGSETMCNIAAPQTANEARFSLRMNAAYGLLGLDASAIDAYTATRLADPAIIALRECMDVQCHDDMAMMASRMVVRRRDGSTLEAGHDAGVPAADIDEEAARLQEKFLALAVPVIGVHAASELCEAILDMDAAADLRALAVNVPARAPRM, encoded by the coding sequence ATGTCCGACCGACACGCCCCCGACCGTCCCGCCGCCACGCGCTGGCTGGCCGAGTACGCCCTGGCCTTCGAATACGACGCCTTGTCCGCCGATGCGCGGCGCATCGCCAGGCATTGCATCCTGGATTGGTATGCCGTCACCCTGGCGGCCTGCCGCGAGGACGGGATAACGGCGATGGTCCAGGACGAGCTGGACGCCGGCGCCGGCGGCGCCGTGCCGGTGATCGGGCATGCCGCCGCGGTATCGCAGTACGCGGCGGCCCTGATACACGGCGCCGCCGCGCATTGGCTCGACTATGACGACGTCAACCTGGCCATCACGGGCCATCCCACCGCCGTGGTGTATTCGGCGCTGCTGCCGCTGGCGCAGTCGCGCGGCAGCAGCGCGCGCGAGCTGACGGCCGCCTTCGTGGCCGGCTACGAAGTGGCTTGCCGCGTGGGGCGCTGGCTGGGCGACGCGCACTACCGCCACGGCTACCACGCCACCGCCACCGTGGGCGCCGTGGCGGCGGCCGCGGCCTGCGCGCGCCTGCTGCGGCTCGCGCCGGAGCAGGCCGCCACGGCGCTATGCCTGGCCGGCACGCAGGCCGGCGGGCTGAAGGCCATGTTCGGCACGATGGCCAAGCCGTTGCATGCCGGACTGGCGGCCCGCAACGGCCTGATGGCGGCCCGCCTGGCGGCGCGCGGCATCGAGGCGGGACAGGACGGGCTCGAGGCGCCGCAGGGCTACGCGGCCGTGCTCAGCCCCGCCCCAGACTGGAACGCCGCCATCGCCGCGCCGCCACGCGACCTGCACCTGATGGAACGGCTCTTCAAATATCACGCGTCCTGCTACGGCACCCATGCCGTCATCGAGTGCGGGCGCAAGCTGCGCGAACAGGGGCTGCGCCCCTGCGACATCGCCTCGATCACGCTGCATGCCAACCGCGGCAGCGAGACCATGTGCAACATCGCGGCGCCGCAGACCGCCAACGAGGCCCGCTTCAGCCTGCGCATGAACGCGGCATACGGCCTGCTGGGCCTGGACGCCAGCGCCATCGACGCCTATACCGCCACACGGCTGGCCGATCCCGCCATCATCGCGCTGCGCGAGTGCATGGACGTGCAGTGCCACGACGATATGGCCATGATGGCCTCGCGCATGGTGGTGCGGCGCCGCGACGGGTCCACGCTGGAAGCCGGCCACGACGCGGGCGTGCCCGCCGCCGACATCGACGAGGAAGCCGCGCGTTTGCAGGAGAAATTCCTGGCGCTCGCCGTGCCGGTGATCGGCGTGCACGCGGCCAGCGAGCTTTGCGAAGCCATCCTGGACATGGATGCCGCCGCGGACCTGCGCGCCCTGGCCGTCAACGTGCCCGCGCGCGCGCCGCGCATGTGA
- a CDS encoding MFS transporter, with protein MNDQRPGRILPIIVLAQLGGTSLWFAGNAASAELGMGDSVAYVASAVQLGFIVGTLCSAWLRIADRHAASRLFFASCLLGALCNYPLTMLALATLPRPDAAVLALRFAVGVSLAGIYPIGIRAAASWFKSGLGHALGFLTGALVLGTSFPHLMRALGAHVDGGVVLASASVIAVLGGAAMLAWVPDGPYARRAPPASRAGLGEAWARLPGLRAAAVGYFGHMWELYAFWTFVPFYVAAHGAAAGAVPPSPTVSFWAFAVIGLGALGCVAGGYVSRTVGSRPVAVAQLSLSGLCCVASPLCFALPTPAFLAFLLFWGVVVVGDSPQFAALVAQESPPTQVGSIVTLVNAIGFAITVVSIQLLDLLSDAVSPQYVMTVLAVGPLIGVAWAARMRRRVAAR; from the coding sequence GTGAACGACCAACGTCCCGGGCGCATCCTGCCCATCATCGTCCTGGCGCAGCTCGGCGGCACGTCGCTGTGGTTCGCCGGCAATGCGGCCAGCGCCGAACTGGGGATGGGCGACAGCGTGGCCTACGTGGCCAGCGCGGTGCAGCTGGGCTTCATCGTCGGCACGCTCTGCTCGGCCTGGCTGCGCATCGCCGACCGGCATGCCGCCTCGCGGCTGTTCTTCGCATCCTGCCTGCTGGGTGCGTTGTGCAACTATCCCCTGACCATGCTGGCGCTGGCCACGCTGCCGCGGCCCGACGCCGCGGTGCTGGCGCTGCGCTTCGCGGTGGGCGTGTCGCTGGCTGGCATCTATCCCATAGGCATACGCGCGGCAGCCAGCTGGTTCAAGTCGGGGTTGGGGCATGCCCTGGGATTTCTCACCGGCGCGCTGGTATTGGGCACGTCTTTCCCGCACCTGATGCGGGCGCTGGGCGCGCACGTGGACGGCGGCGTCGTGCTGGCCAGCGCCTCGGTCATCGCCGTGCTGGGCGGAGCGGCCATGCTGGCATGGGTGCCGGACGGGCCGTACGCGCGCCGTGCGCCGCCGGCCTCTCGCGCGGGCCTGGGCGAGGCCTGGGCGCGGCTGCCGGGCCTGCGCGCGGCGGCCGTCGGCTACTTCGGCCACATGTGGGAGCTGTACGCCTTCTGGACCTTCGTGCCGTTCTACGTGGCCGCGCACGGCGCCGCCGCGGGCGCCGTGCCGCCCTCTCCCACGGTATCGTTCTGGGCCTTCGCCGTCATCGGCCTGGGTGCGCTGGGATGCGTGGCCGGCGGATACGTGTCGCGCACAGTAGGCAGCCGGCCCGTGGCGGTGGCGCAGCTGTCGCTGTCGGGCCTGTGCTGCGTCGCCTCGCCGCTGTGCTTCGCGCTGCCCACGCCGGCCTTCCTGGCGTTCCTGCTGTTCTGGGGCGTGGTGGTGGTGGGAGACTCGCCGCAGTTCGCGGCGCTGGTGGCGCAGGAATCGCCTCCCACGCAAGTGGGCAGCATCGTGACGCTGGTCAACGCGATCGGATTCGCGATCACGGTGGTCAGCATCCAGCTGCTGGACCTGCTTTCCGACGCGGTATCGCCGCAGTACGTAATGACCGTGCTGGCCGTCGGTCCGCTGATCGGGGTGGCCTGGGCGGCCCGGATGCGCCGTCGGGTCGCCGCGCGATAG
- a CDS encoding 4a-hydroxytetrahydrobiopterin dehydratase, with amino-acid sequence MRKLEKIGAERAAQGLSGWMPAAQGRDAITKTYKFKDFNAAFGFMSRVALKAERMNHHPEWCNVYNRVEVSLITHDADGVTELDVELARFMDEAAARQE; translated from the coding sequence ATGCGCAAGCTCGAAAAGATCGGCGCGGAGCGCGCCGCGCAGGGGCTGTCGGGATGGATGCCGGCGGCGCAAGGCCGCGACGCCATCACCAAGACCTACAAGTTCAAGGACTTCAACGCCGCCTTCGGGTTCATGTCGCGCGTGGCATTGAAGGCCGAGCGGATGAATCATCATCCCGAGTGGTGCAATGTGTACAACCGCGTCGAGGTGTCCTTGATCACACATGATGCGGATGGCGTGACCGAGCTCGACGTGGAGTTGGCGCGCTTCATGGACGAGGCCGCCGCGCGACAGGAGTAG
- a CDS encoding SpoVR family protein translates to MNAIAGPYGERTVRPISVGSEWTFDLVQRYDEVISETAAEYGLDTYPNQIEIITSEQMLDAYASAGLPIGYPHWSYGKEFIRNEQYYRTGMQGLAYEIVINSNPCISYLMEENSMAMQALVIAHACYGHNSFFKNNYLFRQWTDADGVLDYLVFARKYVADCEERHGIEAVEAILDSCHALSLHGVDRYKRPTPPSFREEAQRQAEREEHARLQFNDLWRTVPRAEPSPAEEARRAVFPPEPEENLLYFIEKHSPKLEPWQKELVRIVRKIAQYFYPQSQTKVMNEGWATFWHYTLLNRLHHKGLVTDGFMMEVLQSHTSVVSQRGFDQRGYGGINPYALGYSMMTDIRRICESPTPEDRQWFPDIAGSDWLKTLDFAMRNFKDESFISQYLSPRLIREFRFFAIADHQENPKLTVAAIHDDEGYRDIRRLLAAQHNRDNQVPDIQVVRYKRESDRSLVLRHQQTRGRPLAAEDADQVMKHLGRLWGFRVRLEEAAPDGTVLSYRQVEP, encoded by the coding sequence ATGAACGCCATCGCAGGACCCTACGGCGAACGCACGGTTCGTCCGATCTCCGTCGGTTCGGAATGGACCTTCGACCTCGTGCAGCGCTATGACGAGGTCATCTCCGAAACCGCCGCCGAATACGGCCTGGACACGTATCCGAACCAGATCGAGATCATCACCTCCGAGCAGATGCTGGACGCGTATGCCTCGGCGGGCCTGCCCATCGGCTACCCGCACTGGTCGTACGGCAAGGAGTTCATCCGCAACGAACAGTACTACCGCACGGGCATGCAGGGCCTGGCCTACGAGATCGTCATCAATTCCAACCCCTGCATCTCGTACCTGATGGAAGAGAACTCCATGGCCATGCAGGCGCTGGTGATCGCGCATGCGTGCTACGGGCACAACTCCTTCTTCAAGAACAACTATCTGTTCCGCCAGTGGACGGATGCCGACGGCGTGCTCGACTATCTGGTGTTCGCCCGCAAGTACGTGGCCGACTGCGAAGAGCGGCACGGCATCGAGGCGGTCGAAGCCATACTCGACTCGTGCCATGCGCTCAGCCTGCACGGCGTCGACCGCTACAAGCGGCCTACGCCGCCCTCGTTCCGCGAAGAGGCGCAGCGCCAGGCCGAACGCGAAGAGCACGCGCGTCTGCAGTTCAACGACCTGTGGCGCACCGTGCCCCGCGCCGAGCCTTCGCCGGCCGAAGAGGCGCGCCGTGCCGTATTTCCGCCCGAGCCCGAAGAGAACCTGCTGTACTTCATCGAGAAGCACTCGCCCAAGCTCGAGCCCTGGCAGAAGGAACTGGTGCGCATCGTGCGCAAGATCGCCCAGTACTTCTATCCGCAAAGCCAGACCAAGGTCATGAACGAGGGCTGGGCCACGTTCTGGCACTACACGCTGCTGAACCGCCTGCACCACAAGGGCCTGGTCACCGACGGTTTCATGATGGAAGTGCTGCAAAGCCACACCAGCGTGGTCAGCCAGCGCGGCTTCGACCAGCGCGGCTACGGCGGCATCAATCCGTACGCGCTGGGCTATTCCATGATGACGGACATCCGTCGCATCTGCGAATCGCCCACGCCCGAAGATCGTCAGTGGTTCCCGGACATCGCTGGCAGCGACTGGCTGAAGACGCTGGACTTCGCCATGCGCAACTTCAAGGACGAGTCCTTCATTTCACAGTACCTGTCGCCGCGGCTGATACGCGAATTCCGTTTCTTCGCGATCGCCGACCATCAAGAGAATCCCAAGCTCACCGTGGCCGCCATCCACGACGACGAAGGCTACCGCGACATCCGCCGCCTGCTGGCCGCGCAGCACAACCGCGACAACCAGGTGCCGGACATCCAGGTGGTGCGCTACAAGCGCGAGTCCGACCGCTCGCTGGTGCTGCGCCATCAGCAGACGCGGGGACGGCCGCTTGCCGCCGAGGACGCCGACCAGGTCATGAAGCACCTGGGCAGGCTGTGGGGGTTCCGTGTGCGGCTGGAAGAGGCCGCGCCGGACGGCACGGTGCTGTCGTACCGGCAGGTCGAGCCGTGA
- a CDS encoding YeaH/YhbH family protein → MNSLIDRRLNGRNKSAVNRERFLRRYKDQIRKAVGDMVKERSIEDMDRGGEVNLPVRDISEPHFRHGEGGDREIVHPGNREFAKGDAFDRPQGGAGGGGGSEPGEGESVDQFTFSLSRAEFLSLFFDDLELPHLVRTQLGDVSQKKWQRAGYTTTGSPSQLSVNRTLRASLSRRVALSVNARSGLEEAQRKLDEAIARGAPDDEQKALRIDVDEWTARVARVPFLDDMDLRYRHRVAVAAPVARAVMFCLMDVSGSMDEGKKDLAKRFYTLLYLFLSRKYEHVDVVFIRHTDNAEEVDEQTFFYDPKSGGTIVLSALELMREIMLDRYPPSAWNVYAAQASDGDSFGADAGKSARFLSEHLLLATRYFAYIEVPDSAEARKSSLWAEYEQESAPHFAMRRICSRSEIYPVFHDLFKKEAA, encoded by the coding sequence ATGAATTCGCTCATCGACAGGCGTCTGAACGGCCGCAATAAAAGCGCGGTGAACCGGGAACGGTTCCTGCGCCGCTACAAAGACCAGATCCGCAAGGCCGTCGGAGACATGGTCAAGGAACGGTCCATCGAAGACATGGACCGCGGGGGCGAGGTCAACCTGCCCGTGCGCGATATCTCCGAGCCGCACTTTCGCCACGGCGAAGGGGGCGACCGCGAGATCGTCCATCCCGGCAACCGCGAGTTCGCCAAGGGCGATGCGTTCGACCGCCCGCAGGGCGGCGCGGGAGGCGGGGGCGGCTCCGAGCCCGGCGAAGGCGAGTCGGTGGACCAGTTCACCTTCAGCCTGTCCCGCGCCGAATTCCTCAGCCTGTTCTTCGACGATCTCGAACTGCCCCACTTGGTGCGCACGCAGCTGGGCGACGTGTCGCAGAAGAAGTGGCAGCGCGCCGGCTACACCACCACGGGCTCGCCCAGCCAGCTCAGCGTCAACCGCACGCTGCGCGCTTCCCTGTCTCGGCGGGTCGCGCTCAGCGTGAACGCCCGCAGCGGCCTGGAAGAGGCACAGCGGAAGCTGGACGAAGCCATCGCGCGCGGCGCGCCCGACGACGAACAGAAAGCCCTGCGCATCGACGTGGACGAATGGACGGCGCGCGTGGCGCGTGTGCCCTTCCTGGACGACATGGACCTTCGTTACCGGCATCGCGTGGCCGTGGCCGCGCCGGTGGCGCGCGCGGTCATGTTCTGCCTGATGGACGTGTCCGGCTCGATGGACGAGGGCAAGAAGGACCTGGCCAAGCGCTTCTATACGCTGCTGTACCTGTTCCTGTCGCGCAAGTACGAGCACGTCGACGTGGTGTTCATCCGCCATACCGACAATGCCGAAGAAGTCGACGAGCAAACCTTCTTCTACGATCCCAAGAGCGGCGGCACCATCGTGCTGTCGGCACTCGAGCTGATGCGCGAGATCATGCTGGATCGCTATCCGCCCTCGGCCTGGAACGTGTACGCGGCCCAGGCGAGCGACGGCGACTCGTTCGGCGCCGACGCGGGCAAGAGCGCACGGTTCCTGTCCGAGCACCTGCTGCTGGCCACGCGCTACTTCGCCTATATCGAGGTGCCGGATTCGGCCGAGGCCCGCAAGAGCAGCCTGTGGGCCGAGTACGAACAGGAATCCGCGCCGCATTTCGCCATGCGGCGCATCTGCAGCCGCAGCGAGATCTATCCGGTATTCCACGACCTGTTCAAGAAGGAGGCGGCATGA
- a CDS encoding PrkA family serine protein kinase encodes MLEGFKSQYARDQETELSLEEYLALAKRDPMAYASPAERMLSAIGEPELVDTRNDPRLSRLFSNRVIRRYPAFREFYGMEDVIDQIVAFFKHAAQGLEERKQILYLLGPVGGGKSSIAERLKTLMETYPIYALKGSPVNESPLGLFHPERFGDSLEAEYGIPRRYLSGIMSPWAVKRLREFDGDISQFRVVRLNPSVLRQVAIAKTEPGDENNQDISSLVGKVDIRKLDRYSQDDPDAYSYSGGLCLANQGLLEFVEMFKAPIKMLHPLLTATQEGNFKGTEGFSAIPFNGSILAHSNESEWQTFRNNKHNEAFLDRIYIVKVPYCLQVSEEVRIYDKLLRHSSLSKAPCAPGTLEMMAQFSVLTRLKEPENSSIYSKMRVYDGESLKDVDPKAKALQEYKDYAGTDEGMTGVSTRFAYKILSSVFNHDQTEVAANPVHLMYVLEQRIGREDFPEETRRRYLEFIKGWLAPRYAEFIGKEIQTAYLESYSEYGQNIFDRYVTFADCWIQDEEFRDPETGESFDRSALNDELEKIEKPAGIANPKDFRNEIVNFVLRARANNAGRNPNWTSYEKLREVIEKKMFSNTEDLLPVISFNAKASAEDRNKHQSFVDRMVEKGYTEKQVRLLCEWYLRVRKSS; translated from the coding sequence ATCCTCGAAGGCTTCAAGTCGCAGTACGCACGTGACCAGGAAACCGAGCTTTCTCTAGAAGAATATCTCGCTCTGGCCAAACGCGATCCCATGGCGTATGCCAGTCCGGCGGAACGCATGTTGTCCGCCATCGGCGAGCCCGAACTGGTCGACACGCGCAATGACCCGCGTTTGTCCCGTCTGTTCTCCAATCGCGTCATCAGGCGTTATCCCGCATTCCGCGAGTTCTACGGAATGGAGGACGTCATCGACCAGATCGTGGCGTTCTTCAAGCACGCCGCGCAGGGCCTGGAAGAGCGCAAGCAGATTCTCTACCTGCTGGGCCCGGTGGGCGGCGGCAAGTCCTCCATCGCGGAACGCCTGAAGACGCTGATGGAAACCTATCCCATCTACGCGCTGAAGGGTTCGCCCGTCAACGAGTCGCCGCTGGGACTGTTCCATCCCGAGCGCTTCGGCGATTCGCTGGAGGCCGAGTACGGCATTCCGCGGCGCTATCTCAGCGGCATCATGTCGCCGTGGGCCGTCAAGCGGCTGCGCGAGTTCGACGGCGACATCTCGCAGTTCCGCGTGGTGCGCCTGAATCCTTCGGTGCTGCGGCAGGTCGCCATCGCCAAGACAGAACCGGGCGACGAGAACAATCAGGACATCTCGTCCCTGGTCGGCAAGGTCGATATCCGCAAACTCGATCGCTATTCGCAGGACGATCCCGACGCCTACAGCTATTCGGGCGGCCTGTGCCTGGCCAACCAGGGCCTGCTCGAGTTCGTCGAGATGTTCAAGGCGCCGATCAAGATGCTGCATCCGCTGCTGACGGCCACGCAGGAAGGGAACTTCAAGGGCACCGAGGGCTTCTCGGCCATCCCGTTCAACGGGTCCATCCTGGCCCACTCGAACGAGTCCGAGTGGCAGACCTTCCGCAACAACAAGCACAACGAGGCCTTCCTCGATCGTATCTACATCGTCAAGGTGCCGTACTGCCTGCAGGTGTCCGAAGAGGTGCGCATCTACGACAAGCTGCTGCGCCACAGTTCGCTGTCCAAGGCGCCGTGCGCGCCCGGCACGCTCGAGATGATGGCCCAGTTCTCCGTGCTGACGCGCCTGAAAGAGCCCGAGAACTCGAGCATCTATTCCAAGATGCGCGTCTACGACGGCGAGTCGCTGAAAGACGTCGATCCCAAGGCCAAGGCCCTGCAAGAGTACAAGGACTACGCCGGCACCGACGAGGGCATGACGGGCGTGTCCACGCGCTTCGCGTACAAGATCCTGTCCAGCGTCTTCAACCATGACCAGACCGAGGTCGCGGCCAACCCGGTACACCTGATGTATGTGCTCGAGCAGCGCATCGGCCGCGAAGACTTCCCCGAGGAAACGCGGCGGCGCTATCTCGAATTCATCAAGGGGTGGCTGGCGCCGCGCTATGCCGAGTTCATCGGCAAGGAAATCCAGACGGCCTATCTCGAGTCGTATTCCGAATACGGCCAGAACATCTTCGATCGCTATGTCACCTTCGCCGACTGCTGGATCCAGGACGAAGAGTTCCGCGACCCCGAAACCGGCGAGAGCTTCGACCGCAGCGCGTTGAACGACGAGCTCGAGAAGATCGAGAAGCCGGCCGGCATCGCCAATCCCAAGGACTTCCGCAACGAGATCGTCAATTTCGTGCTGCGGGCGCGCGCCAACAACGCTGGCCGCAACCCGAACTGGACGAGCTACGAGAAGTTGCGCGAGGTCATCGAGAAGAAGATGTTCTCGAACACCGAAGACCTGTTGCCGGTCATCTCGTTCAACGCCAAGGCGTCGGCCGAAGACCGCAACAAGCATCAAAGCTTCGTCGACAGAATGGTGGAGAAGGGTTACACCGAGAAGCAGGTGCGCTTGCTGTGCGAGTGGTATCTTCGGGTGAGGAAGTCTTCCTGA
- a CDS encoding riboflavin synthase, which produces MFTGLVAAVGRIVNVESLPGGAQAGVRLDIDASDLDLRDVGIGDSIAVQGACMTVVALQSPGRFQVDVSQESLSRTVGLDRPGEVNLEKSLCVGDQIGGHLVSGHVDGLGTVARFEPIGESRELAVRVPRDLARYLAYKGSVTVNGVSLTVNRVSDDADGCEISINIIPHTQAVTTLRNLRPGDRVNIEIDTIARYVERMLTLSGDARR; this is translated from the coding sequence ATGTTCACCGGTCTCGTCGCGGCAGTGGGCCGCATCGTCAACGTCGAGTCCCTGCCTGGCGGCGCGCAGGCCGGCGTGCGGCTGGACATCGACGCGTCCGACCTGGACCTGCGCGACGTCGGCATCGGCGATTCCATCGCGGTGCAGGGCGCCTGCATGACCGTGGTGGCGCTGCAATCGCCGGGACGATTCCAGGTGGACGTGTCGCAGGAGAGCCTGTCGCGCACGGTCGGGCTGGATCGCCCCGGCGAGGTCAATCTCGAGAAGTCGCTGTGCGTGGGAGACCAGATCGGAGGTCACCTCGTGTCGGGCCACGTCGACGGCCTCGGCACGGTGGCGCGTTTCGAGCCGATCGGCGAGTCGCGCGAACTGGCCGTCCGCGTGCCGCGCGACCTGGCGCGTTACCTGGCCTACAAGGGATCGGTGACGGTGAACGGCGTCAGCCTGACGGTGAATCGCGTGAGCGACGATGCCGACGGCTGCGAGATCAGCATCAACATCATCCCGCACACGCAGGCCGTGACCACGCTGCGCAATCTGCGGCCGGGCGACCGGGTGAACATCGAGATCGACACCATCGCCCGCTACGTCGAACGCATGCTGACCCTGAGCGGCGACGCGCGCCGCTGA